Proteins encoded in a region of the Flavobacterium sp. PMTSA4 genome:
- the dtd gene encoding D-aminoacyl-tRNA deacylase — protein MKAVIQRVSQASVTIDNHVVADIQKGLLILIGFEELDNQEDISWLSLKIANLRVFADDNDVMNLSIKDISGEMIIVSQFTLHASTKKGNRPSYIKAAKPDIAIPLYEKFIAQMEKEIGRKVQTGKFGADMKVGLVNDGPVTIIIDTKNKE, from the coding sequence ATGAAAGCAGTAATCCAAAGAGTTTCTCAGGCTTCGGTTACAATAGATAATCATGTTGTAGCTGATATTCAAAAAGGACTTTTAATTTTGATTGGATTTGAGGAATTAGATAATCAAGAAGATATCAGTTGGTTATCGTTAAAAATTGCTAACCTTAGAGTTTTTGCAGATGATAATGATGTTATGAATTTATCGATTAAAGATATTTCAGGTGAAATGATTATAGTTTCTCAGTTTACACTTCATGCATCAACAAAAAAAGGAAATAGACCAAGTTATATAAAGGCTGCGAAACCTGATATTGCCATTCCGTTATATGAAAAATTTATTGCTCAAATGGAAAAGGAAATTGGAAGAAAAGTTCAAACCGGAAAGTTTGGAGCAGACATGAAAGTTGGTCTTGTAAACGATGGACCAGTTACAATTATTATTGACACGAAAAATAAAGAATAA